One window of the Streptomyces sp. NBC_00654 genome contains the following:
- a CDS encoding phosphopantetheine-binding protein encodes MSVEVGSKDAQDIALRIAGIFGEVLGADGAPTTDSAFLEIGGDSLTAARAVSLVSTAVGVRVTVRDLFRARTADGLAAVAAGRMRAAAP; translated from the coding sequence ATGAGTGTGGAAGTCGGTTCCAAGGACGCGCAGGACATCGCCCTGCGTATCGCCGGGATCTTCGGGGAGGTCCTGGGCGCGGACGGCGCGCCCACCACGGACAGCGCGTTCCTGGAGATCGGCGGCGACTCGCTCACGGCCGCCCGCGCGGTGTCGCTGGTCAGCACCGCGGTCGGCGTCCGGGTGACGGTCCGTGATCTGTTCCGGGCCAGGACGGCCGACGGTCTCGCCGCCGTGGCCGCGGGCCGGATGAGGGCCGCCGCCCCGTAG
- a CDS encoding MbtH family NRPS accessory protein: MASQTFRVVVNGEEQYSVWPVGREMPEGWFDEGTSGSKEECLAHVEQVWTDMRPLSLRQAR, encoded by the coding sequence ATGGCGTCCCAAACGTTCCGCGTGGTGGTGAACGGTGAGGAGCAGTACTCGGTCTGGCCGGTCGGCCGGGAGATGCCCGAGGGCTGGTTCGACGAGGGCACGTCCGGCTCGAAGGAGGAGTGCCTGGCCCATGTCGAGCAGGTCTGGACGGACATGCGCCCGCTCAGTCTCCGACAGGCGCGGTGA